GGCCGCTGTTATCGGCTGCGGCTGCCGGGCCACCCAGCCACTCAACTGATTCTCCAGGCGACGCTGCCATCGAGCGTCAAGAGAGGTCGCGACGATGGGTGCTGTCGAGCCTGCCGTGGGTGGCTGAGTCAGTTGCCGAGATAGTGGCTGAGTCAGTTGACGAGATAGATGCCATGCTAGACGCGGCATGCGCTGCTGCACGGTCGGCATCGGTTCCTGAAGTGCTTCACGGGCGATCTCGTCATCCAACACTCCCGCCGACAAACTGCGCTCCAATACCCGATTACGCGCGGCCAATGCCGCTTGTGCATTACGATCCGGAGTACGCTGTGACGGAGACTGGGGAATCGCTACCAGTAACGCGGCTTCGGCGGCGGATAACCAGCCGGGATTCTTGCCGAACCATGCCAGACTGGCAGCACCGACACCTTCGAGGTTACTGCCCATCGGTGCGAGATTGAGGTAAAGCTCGAGAATCTGTTGCTTGCTTAGCTGCTGCTCCAGCGCCAGGGCACCACGAATCTGGGCAACCTTGGCGGACAGCGTTCGCGTCGATCCACCCTTGAGCAGGCGCACCACCTGCATGCTCAGCGTCGAACCACCGGAAACAATCTCCCCGTGCCACGCCGCCTGCATTGCGGCGCGTACCAGCGCCAACCAGTCGACACCGTGATGGGAATGGAAGCGCCGATCCTCATAGGCCAGCAGCATCTCGATATAGTGGCGATCCACATCCTGCAGTGACACCTGCCGCCGCCAGTAGCCATCGGCACTCAGAAACAGACTCAAGGGTTGCTGCTGGCGATCGAGCACCAACGGCGAATAGTGAATCTGGCGCAGCGGATCGGGAGCGTTATCCACCCACTCGTCCAACGCCAGGCGCGCAGCGCTCAACAGTGTCAGTAGCACCAACAGCGCAACCAACAACCATCTTGCACCACGACCGCGATACCAGTGCTGCCATCGGCTCACCGGTATCGTGCTGTCACTCTGCCTGGTAGCCGGCATTCACTGGTTATCCCTATCAACACCTGCCTCATCGATACCACCGATCACCACCCGTCCCGATGCTGTGTTGGCCTGCAGGTGCGGCAGATACATGTCCTGTACTCGTGCGGCAGGATGACGGAAATCACCGGGGCGAATGGCGCGGACCATATAGGCCAATTCGAACGCGTCGCCGTTACGCAGATCCACCGCCGCGAAGAAGTGGTCATCGGCGAACTCGGCATGGGTCGGCTTGATGCCACCGGAGAACCATTCCAGCCCATCGGCATCCGCCGATGCCAGCACATTGGGGTTATCGATATGGAAGCCCGCCGGCAATGGGTCCTCAATCGCCAGTTGACCACGCTGGGTCGCCAACGGCGTGATGGTCAGCACCACCAGCATACGTTGGTTGAGTTCGAGCTGTGCAACATCGATGCGCTCGCCTTCGAGGCTGTAGTAGCGGCGCGATATCTCAACGCCCGAACTACGTGGAGCAACCTCGCCGGTGGGTGCGCCACTCAACGTCACCGCCGCGCTGGTATCTTCATCCAACGGGTTGAGCGGTGCCGAATGACGATATTCATCGAGACTCAATGACAGACTGGCCGCCGTCTCACCCTGCTCCTCGAGCTGACGTGCTGCAACGCGTAACAGGTTGGCCTGCTCCACGCTGTTGCCATGATCGGCCGCAAGCTGGATGGCATTGACCAGCTGCTCTCTGTCCACGGGATAATCGGCTGCCAGCGCCAGACGGTAAGCGATCAATCGATCTCGAACATTGCTGGCGTAGGGGTCCCAGGAGCGCGAGTAGGGATCGATGTCATTCGATCCGAGCACCTCGAACGCGGTCTGGAACAGCCGTGTGGCTCGTTCGGGATCGCCCATCTCATTGAGTGCCGCCCCCAGCCAGGCCCCCTCCAACCCGTTACGCTTGTCGGGGTCCTCGGCACCAAGCCAACTGTCGGCGAAATAGCGCAGATCACTGGCCCGCGCTTCACCCGTCAATGCCAGTACGTAGAGGGCATAGGCGGCACTGCTGCGACTTTCCGCCGAATAGCTGGCACCGTTGACCTTATTCTGCAGGTTGCGCAGGGCCAGACTCAGCGCCGATGACGGCACCTCGAGACCAGACTGTGAGGCGCGCCACAGGAACTCACTGGCATAGGCATCCAACCAGAAATTATTGCTCTCCGGGGCCCAGTCACCAAAAGCTCCCGTCGGTGACTGACGCGACAACACTCCCGCCACGACATCATCGAAGTGCTCGGCGGCCTTGTCGCGAGCCTCTTCGGGCAACACGTCACGCGCCGACAGCAGCGGCTCGACACCGGAAATCAATTGCTCGGTACAACCCCATGCCAACGTATACAGCGACTGCGCCACCGCTGGCACATGAAAATCTGCCAGACCGCCGAAACTCACACTGAGGTTGGAATCCGCTGCCATGCCCCCGGTAAACGTCTCAGGCAACTGGAGCGCCGCGCCGGCCTGCACCGGGAACTGCTGACGACGCTGAATCGGTAGGTCGTTGTAACGCACGTCCAGCGGCAGCGTCTGGGTCAGTATTTCGCCTCCCGGAGTCTCCAGCTCGAGGCTCAGATCTGCGGCGCCGGGATCGAGAGCGGTCAACTCGAAGGTCAGCACGCGATGCTCGCCCTCGTCCAGGCTCAGGGTCTGAGTTCCATTACCGGCCACCGAAACCGGCCCCTTACCTTGCAACTGCACGCGTACTTCGCCGGTCGGCCCTTCGGCATGCGCCAGCTCAAGCCGTACCTGGGCTCGATCTCCCGGAGAAAGGAAGCTCGGTGCATGCGCGGTCAACACGATGGGATCGCGAACGATGAAATCCTCGGCTAGACTGCCGAGTCCAGTCTCGGACCAGGCGGTAGCCATGGCCCGCACCGTGCCATTGAAGGCCGGCAATGGCAGATCGATGATCGCTTCACCATTGGCATCAACGTCGACCAGCCCCGAGAACACCGTGACGTATTCCTCGCGGCGCGGCCCCGGCGCCTGCTGCCCCGGCGAATTGCTGTCCCCGCCTTCGCGCAGTGCCGCTGCCGCGCCGGGAACGTTCTCGATCAAGCGACCATTCAGGTCGCGCATCTCGAAGGCCAGTCGCCTTTGGCCGAAGAATTCCTCCTCGGGCTGTGGCGCCTTGAAGCCGGTCAGATTGAGAATTCCCAGGTCGACCACGGCCACCGTGGCGTAGACGGGCTCGCCCTCAGGAATATTCTCGACCGATAAGGTCAGTTGATTACCCTGCCGCGACTTGAGTGGCTCGACAGGTGCCATCGCCAATTCGATGGTGCGCAGTGACGCATCCACCGCCACCCAATTGACGCCAATCGCACGCCGCGGATTGAGATCACTGGCCTGGTCACGAGGCGTAATCAGTGAGGTGACCAGATAAGCACCAGATCCCCAGCGTTCATCGACCGTCAGGCTGAGCTCGTTGGCGCCCTGCTCGACATCGAAGCGCTGCGTCTCGACCAGACGTCCGTTGAGCACTCGCACCTCGGCGATACCGGAGCGCCGTGCATCGAGCAGCAGTTTGAGCTTATCGCCGACCTGATAGCTGGAGCGATCCAGCCCGGTGGAGAGCCGGTCCGGGGTATCGGCACTGCCTCCGCCGCCGCCGTAGTAGCCCGCCCAGAAGGTGTGGCGAGTCACTACCGGCTGACCATCGACCTCGGCTCGCAACTCAAGCTCGTATTGGCCCCAGCCCACCGGCACCGATAGCTGCCCACCATCCGCTTCCGCAATGTCCACGCTGCCATGGCCATCCCGGCTACGGCGCTCGACGGCGGAGTAGCCCCACTCGCCGTTGACCTTGTACCACTGATAATCCCGTGAAATGCGTGACAGCGTCCATTCAACGCCTTCCAGCGCCTGAGCAGAGCGTCCTTCACCCAATGCCACCAGCTCGAAAGTGGCATCACTACCCTCGGCGGCAACCTGATCGAACAACGGCTTGAGACCGATCACCACGCCATCCAGCGCCATCGGCAAACTGAGTTTTCGTTCGACGGGGCGCCCCGACCCCTCGCGGATCTGCATATTCAGGGACAGCTCCTCCACCTGACCGGCAGAAGCAGCTGGCGGCACCGGCAAGGTCACCAGAGCCTTACCCTCGGCATCGGTGGTCTGACCGGCAGGTAACAACGCCGAGGTACTCTGATCCTCACTGGCGGGAATACCGAAGTGGTAGCCGGGATAGCTCTGCATCTGCCCTACCGGGCGGCGCGTGACCTTGCCCGAGATCGATAGGCCGGCCCCCGGTGCGCCATACAGATAGCGCGCATTGACCGCGACTTCTGCGGGCTCGGCCCGGCTGACTTGCGGCTGACGACTGTCGAGATCGAAGTCGATGCGTTCCGGTACGAAGTCCTCCACCAGAAAACTGACCTCCGCCAGCGCCTCAGCCTCAGGATCGGCATGGAAGCGCAGCTTCCACAGACCATGCATGGCACTGGTATCCAGATCGAGCTGGCCGACACGGCCTCCCGCCGCCTGATCATTCAGCGTCTGCCGCGAATGCTCCTTGCCATCGGGGCGCACGGCAATCATGGTCAACGGCATATCGGCAATCGCCCGACTCTCGAGGTCCCTCGCCAGCACGGTAGCGAAAACGCTGGCTCCCGGGCGATAGATGCCACGCTCAGTGGTGGCAAAGATATTCACCGACTGTGGTGCCGAGTGCCCGGAAACACCACGGTCACTGAGATCAAAACCGGCCTCGCGCAGATTGATGAAATTGAAATCCGTGCCGCCAGCATTGACCACGCTCAACAGCGCCGGACTATCGCCTCCTCTTCCCGACAACCACTGCGGCGCAATGCGGACATAGCCTTGATCATTGATCTCGGCCCGATGCAGTACGCTATTGTTGCGCGCCACCAGTTGGACTTCGCCATCGCTTATCAGACTGCCATCACTGAAGCGGCTGACAAAAACGTGCAGACCGTCCGGCCCCGAGAATGTTGTGAGCGAAGTG
This Halomonas huangheensis DNA region includes the following protein-coding sequences:
- a CDS encoding alpha-2-macroglobulin family protein, with protein sequence MRRILLCLSLLSLPWTAQAIDSAAIMPTERIEYQAGVDMPGNDLRAIFQTDLKYCASACRNESSCRGFTFNGRANACFLKTETVSPPTNFVGALSGTMVATNPALLNHAAGQPLGFFRDQELNRARALYEFLEPVQGNWDYLNEAIRGNQPSGWLALMRRATNREGRPNYLNRWSSAEMAFLVNAWLRAEQSDEQRLVLRAIIDQLEEEPERGPDILAAYRLLTELTGDHSQLERALLTYGPRVMDSRAEAESSAPRFCAEFSEPLREDGFLYGDYLRVSKGTQTNGVDVDVSAEGKRLCIAGLEHGGEYHIVLRQGLPAASGEVMARERAFDLVMPDRSPSVRFSGRGYVLPQGKTHQIPITAVNTDSVDVSIYHVADRNLTNLLRGDEWLDPLYRYQASELAEEEGSLVWKGKASVASERNQDTVSLLDVGSALEVLEPGIYAITALPDDEDSYQLATQWFLVSDTSLTTFSGPDGLHVFVSRFSDGSLISDGEVQLVARNNSVLHRAEINDQGYVRIAPQWLSGRGGDSPALLSVVNAGGTDFNFINLREAGFDLSDRGVSGHSAPQSVNIFATTERGIYRPGASVFATVLARDLESRAIADMPLTMIAVRPDGKEHSRQTLNDQAAGGRVGQLDLDTSAMHGLWKLRFHADPEAEALAEVSFLVEDFVPERIDFDLDSRQPQVSRAEPAEVAVNARYLYGAPGAGLSISGKVTRRPVGQMQSYPGYHFGIPASEDQSTSALLPAGQTTDAEGKALVTLPVPPAASAGQVEELSLNMQIREGSGRPVERKLSLPMALDGVVIGLKPLFDQVAAEGSDATFELVALGEGRSAQALEGVEWTLSRISRDYQWYKVNGEWGYSAVERRSRDGHGSVDIAEADGGQLSVPVGWGQYELELRAEVDGQPVVTRHTFWAGYYGGGGGSADTPDRLSTGLDRSSYQVGDKLKLLLDARRSGIAEVRVLNGRLVETQRFDVEQGANELSLTVDERWGSGAYLVTSLITPRDQASDLNPRRAIGVNWVAVDASLRTIELAMAPVEPLKSRQGNQLTLSVENIPEGEPVYATVAVVDLGILNLTGFKAPQPEEEFFGQRRLAFEMRDLNGRLIENVPGAAAALREGGDSNSPGQQAPGPRREEYVTVFSGLVDVDANGEAIIDLPLPAFNGTVRAMATAWSETGLGSLAEDFIVRDPIVLTAHAPSFLSPGDRAQVRLELAHAEGPTGEVRVQLQGKGPVSVAGNGTQTLSLDEGEHRVLTFELTALDPGAADLSLELETPGGEILTQTLPLDVRYNDLPIQRRQQFPVQAGAALQLPETFTGGMAADSNLSVSFGGLADFHVPAVAQSLYTLAWGCTEQLISGVEPLLSARDVLPEEARDKAAEHFDDVVAGVLSRQSPTGAFGDWAPESNNFWLDAYASEFLWRASQSGLEVPSSALSLALRNLQNKVNGASYSAESRSSAAYALYVLALTGEARASDLRYFADSWLGAEDPDKRNGLEGAWLGAALNEMGDPERATRLFQTAFEVLGSNDIDPYSRSWDPYASNVRDRLIAYRLALAADYPVDREQLVNAIQLAADHGNSVEQANLLRVAARQLEEQGETAASLSLSLDEYRHSAPLNPLDEDTSAAVTLSGAPTGEVAPRSSGVEISRRYYSLEGERIDVAQLELNQRMLVVLTITPLATQRGQLAIEDPLPAGFHIDNPNVLASADADGLEWFSGGIKPTHAEFADDHFFAAVDLRNGDAFELAYMVRAIRPGDFRHPAARVQDMYLPHLQANTASGRVVIGGIDEAGVDRDNQ